GTAGCCCGCCACGGCCAAGAAGAACAAGATCCGCGACCGGCACAAGAGCAGCAAGCTGAAGACGCTCCCCGCCGCGACGCTCGGCACGAAGAGAATCGCCCCGAGCGACTTCAAAAAACCGACGAGATACAGGGGGAGCCCATGATCGTCGGCCAAGAAGGGAGACGCCTCGCCGACGCGCAGCGCGAGGCTCGAATAGCGGAGCAGCGCCATGTGTGCGATCGCGCTCGACACGACGAACGGCAAGCTCAGGGCCGGAAGATTGAAGTGGAGGCGCAAGGCCCGCACCATGACGGTCGTGAGCATGAAGGCCATGACGCCGGCGACGACGATCACGACGGCCGTGAGCCACGACCAAGCCAAGGTCGCCCCGAGCGAGAGCCCGACCAAGAGCGGGTTGTAAGTGTAGTAGCCGGCTTGCAAGGTGCGCGGGTCCATGTGCGCGAGGCGCGCAAACGTATACGCGGCGGCGACCGCCAGCAGCCCCGCCGCGCCGACGCGCCAATTCAACAACGTGCCGACGACCAAGACGAGTCCAACCGCCGACTTGCTGAGAAAGAAGACCTCGGCGTAGCTCACCAGCACGCCGTCGAGAAACGCGCGAAGTCGGGACGGGAGCGAGGTCGCGAACGAAGCGAGGGGCATGAGCGCGTTCGGAAGACTACGAAGAGAAAGACGTGTGCCGGAACCGGAAGCGGACGACGTGAAGCTGCTAGAGAAAGAAACGGACGCCGGAACGATCGTCTACAAACCGCTCAGTACCGGCTGAGTGGCGGGTAGCGATTGTGCGGGGACCGAACCGCCGGCCGGCCGCGAAAACCCCACCTCCAGCGGCTTCGCGGCAGGCGGCCGGAGGTGGTTTTTTGCGGGGTGCGGCGCTTTCCTGCAATCCTGCCCCCCAATGGAGAGCCGGGGTTAATCGAAACCTAAATTTGGAAGTCAAACCGGAGCGGATTTTATTTAATCCGCGACGCGCCTCCTGCCGGTGGTTCCCGACCGTTCCTTCCTCGAACCCGTTGCTCCGCATCGCGATCGACTATGAACACCGTTCAAGTGCAAGCCGACGACTTGTTGCAGCGCGCCGAAGACCGAGTTTATTTGTGGGGCGATCGGATGTTCGCCGGCCTGCTGACGTTTCAGTGGCTGATCGGCGTGGTGCTCGCTTTCTTTTGGACGTCGAAAGCTTGGAGCGGCGCGGCTAGCGAAGTCCATCCACACTTTCAGGCGGCCGTCTGCCTCGGCGGCACGATTCTCGCCGTGCCGCTGTGGTTCGTGATGACGCGCCCGTGCCGACTGCAAACGCGGCTCATCATCGCCGTGGCGCAGATGCTCAGCTCGGTGCTCTTGATCGATCTCAGCAACGGCCGCGCGGAGACGCACTTCCATGTGTTCGTGTCGCTCGCGTTTCTCAGCTTCTATCGCGATTGGCGCGTGCTGATCACCGCCACGCTCGTCGTCGTCGGCGATCATTTCATTCGAGGCATCTTCTGGCCGGAGTCGATCTACGGCGTGGCGTCGGGTGCCGAATGGCGCTGGATCGAGCATGCCGGCTGGATCGTGTTTCTCGATGTGTTTCTGCTCTACGCTTGCTACCAGAGCCGCAAGGAAATGCGCGCCATCGCCGAGCGCCAAACGGAGCTCGAAAACATGAACGACACGGTCGAGCGGAAGGTCCATGAACGGACCGTCGAACTCGAGAAGAGCGAGCAAAGATTCAAATCCCTGGCGGCTTGCGCTCCGTGCGGCATCTTTCAGACCGACGCCGACGGGGCCTGCACCTACGTCAACGATCGGTACTGCGAGATCACGGGCCTCGACGCGCGCCGCGCGCTCGGCGACGATTGGGCCGACGCGATCCATCCCGAAGATCGGCCGCTGATCTTCGAAGTGTGGCAAAAGACCGTCGCCGGCGGCTATCGCTTCGAGCAAGAGTATCGGTTTCTGAAGACCGCGCAAGAAATACGCTGGGTCTGGACGAGTGCCGTGCCTTTGCACGACGTCTCGGGCAACATCATCGGCTATGTCGGCAACGTGATGGATATCACCGAGCGGAAGTTGCGCGAAGATGTCGACCACGAAACTCGGCAGCGCGTGCGGAGTGCGTTCGACGACGCCTCGATCGGCATGGCGCTCGTCGGCCTCGACGGTCGCTGGCTGCAAGTGAATCACGCGTTGAGCGAAATCTTGGGCTATTCGTCCGAAGAGTTTCTGTCGTCGAGCTTCCAAAACGTCACGCATCCCGACGATCTCGAACCGGATCTCGTTCAAGTGCGGCGCGTGCTCGACGGCACGATCCAAAGCTACCAGATGGAGAAACGTTATCGTCATAAGGCCGGGCACTACGTCTGGGCGCTGCTCAGCGTGCGGCTCGTGCGCGATCGGGACGAGAAGGCGCTGTACTTCGTATCGCAGATTCAAGACATCTCGCAACGGCGCAACGATGCCTTAGCGTTGGTCGAATCGGAACGCTTCGTCCGCTCGACGCTCGACGCGCTACGCACGCATGTCGCGATCCTCGACGAACGAGGGATCATCCTCGCCACGAACGAAGCGTGGAATAAATTCGCCGGCACCACGGCCGGCCGAGCGCATGTCGGGCCCGGCGCGAATTACTTGGCCGTGTGCGACGAATGTGCGGGCATTCGGACCGAAAGCTCCGCGGCCGTTGCGGTCGGCATTCGCGAAGTCGTGCGGGGCGAGCGGAGCGAGTTCAGTTTGGAATATCCCCTGCCGGCCGACGACGAACACCGCTGGTTCTTGGTGCGCGTCACGCGCTTCGCCGGCGACGGACCGATTCGAGTCGTCGTCTCGCACGAAGACATCACGCCGACGAAACGCGCCGAGATGGACTCCAAACAGGCTCAAGAAGCGGCCGAGATCGCCAACCGCACGAAGAGCGAATTCCTCGCCAACATGAGCCACGAAATCCGGACGCCGATGAACGGCATCCTCGGGCTCACCGAATTGCTGCTCGATTCCGAGCTCTCGCGCGAACATCGCGAATCGTTGGAGATGGTGAAGACTTCGGCCGACTCGCTGCTCGAGATCATCAACGACATTCTCGACTTCTCGAAGATCGAAGCCGGCAAGCTCAGCCTCGACCCGGTCGATTTCGAATTGCACGAAGTGTTGTCGGACACGCTCAAGCCGTTCGCCGTGCGAGCCCATCATAAGGGGCTGGAGCTCAACGGCGACATCGGCGGCGAGGTGCCCAACTATGTGTTCGGCGCGCCCGACCGGCTGCGGCAAGTGATCGTGAACCTCGTCGGCAACGCGATTAAGTTTACGGAGCGGGGCGAAGTGACGCTGCGGACGGAGTTGCTCGCCGACGCCGGGGAAGGCTACCTGCTCCGGTTCGCGGTCTGCGACACGGGCATCGGCATTCCGCTCGACAAACAGAAATCGATCTTCGAGCCGTTCGCGCAGGCCGACGGTTCGACGACCCGCCGCTTCGGCGGCACCGGCCTCGGGCTCACGATCTCGTCGCGGATCGTCGAGCTTCTGGGCGGCAGACTCAAAGTCGAAAGCAAGCCGGCGGTCGGCAGCACGTTCTATTTCGATGTTCGCTTCGGCGAACCCTCGATCGGTTCGCGGCCGAAGGTCGCTTGCTCGCCGGCGCTGTTGCAAGGGCTCGACGTGTTGGTGGTCGACGACAACGGGACCAATCGACGCGTCTTAACCGAAATTCTGCGACGTTGGCACGCGAAGCCGGCCGCCGTCGAGAGCGGGCCCGCCGCACTCGCGGAACTCCACCGGGCCGCAGCCGCCGGGCGCGCTTATCCGCTCGTGCTCGTCGACGCGATGATGCCCGACATGGATGGGTTCATGCTCGTCGAGCAGATGCGCTTACAACTCGGCTCGGAAATGCCGGCGATCATGATGCTCACCTCGGCCGATCGCCAAGGAGACGCCGGAGGGTGCCGAGAGTTGGGAATGTCGTCGTATCTGATCAAGCCGGTGAAAGCGAGCGAGCTGCAAGCGGCGATCGCCGGGGTGCTGGGAAACCGCACACCGACGGCTGCGGCATTAACGCGACACTCGGCCGAACGAACGCCGACGAGTCCTCCCGCCGGGCCGCGCGCGCTGAAGCTCTTGCTCGCGGAAGACAACCTGATCAATCAGCGGGTCGCGGTGCGCGTGTTGGAGAAAGCGGGACACTCGGTCGCCGTCGCCACGAACGGGCTCGAAGCGCTGCGGGCCATTCGCAACGCGCGGTTCGATGTCGTGCTGATGGATATTCAAATGCCGGAGATGGACGGCTGGGAAACGACCCGCGCGATCCGCGCCGCCGAGGCAGGCTCGCTCGAGCATCTGCCGATCGTTGCGATGACGGCGCATGCGATGAAGGGAGACCGCGAGCGTTGTCTCGAAGCCGGCATGGACGACTACGTGTCGAAGCCGATCGACACGGCCGAGCTGCTGCGCGTGATTCAAGCCGTGGCACCAGTACAGAAGACAGTGCCGAAGACTGTGGCGAGCGAGGAGCAGCAAGCTAAGAAACATAGCGCCGAGCGGGCCGCGGCGCTCGAACGTCTCGGCGGCGACGAAGCGCTGCTGACGGAGATACTCGGCATGATGCGCGAAGGAATTCCCCGGCGCTTGGCCGAGATACGCGAGGCTCTGGCCGACGACGACGCCTCGACATTGTATCGAGCGGCCCATTCGTTGAAGGGGTCGCTCGGTTATGTCGACGTCGCACCGGCGACGGCGGCCGTGCTGCAGATGGAAACCATTGCGGCGCAGCAAGATCTTGCCGGCGCCAAACGGTTCTATCCGGAATTGGAGCGTCGGCTGGAGGAACTCGCCGTGGCCGTCGACGAGCTTGCCGCGGCGACCTAGAAATCCCGAAAACATCGACTGGGAAAGATGTGTAAATTTCGGGAAAGGGGCAAATAAACGGTTGCGGGCGTATACTCCATCGACGAATATACGGTCGTTGATCGTTTACTTCCGAACCGTCACGGGAAGGTCGCCGTGGGTACTACCCTCATGCACTTCTGCGTCGAGCTCGGAGCGATGGGGGTCGTTGCCTTCTCGCTCTGGATCGCGTTCAAAGACAACCGCAGCAGCAGCTAGCCCATAGCCGCGCGGTTCCCAGCGGTCGCACATCTCGACGTTGCCTGGTCTCTGCCCTGCCGATTTGCGCACTTCTCGGCGTTTTACGCTTATTCTAGGCGCGACTCTTCGGCCCGCTCCGGCTCTCGCCGGCGCAAAAAAGTTGACCGGTCGAGCAGCCCGTATATCATCCCTTGCAGTGGACGAAACGGGTTTTGAATTCAAGGAAAGGGGGTGATCACTTGAGTAAGATTGCTTACTTGTCGTCGCCGTGTTCGATGTTCCGCGTCTCGAATTCCCCGGCTCACCCCGGTGATCCCCGGCAGGTTCGATAGAGCTTCGACGGCCGGCCTGGGCTCGGACGTGAGCTCTTCGGCCGCTGGAGCCCGACGCACGCTCGGACGATTTGCGTTTCTAACGACGCGCGAATCGGACACGGCCGGCGGCGGAAATGTTTCAGCAATCGGTATCTAAAAAAAGGCCCCTCGGTTCGTTACCGAGGGGCCTTTTCTTTTTGATGCACAGCGACCGACTATTTAGCCAGCTTACTTCTTCGCTGGTTTATTTCTTCACGGTCACAGGCTGAGCGGCCGGCTTCTTCGCGTCGACCTTCGCGCGGAGATCGACCTTCTCGCCGTCGACGAGGCCCGCGACCTTTTCCGAAAGCTTCGTGGCGAGCAGGCCCGACGGATCGCAACCGGTGGCGATGTTCGTGATCTTGCCCCCCTTGGCGATCAAGAAGTTCGTCGGCATCGTCTTCGTTTGGAAGACGTTCCAACTGTCTCCCTTGCTATCGACCGCGTACAGCATGTCGAGCTTCTTTTCCTTCACATAGGTTTGCACCTTCGTGTCGGGCTCTTTGAAGATTGCGAGGCTGATGAGCCCTTGATCTTTGTAGGAGGCGTGGAGCTCTTGGAAGTAGGCGAGCTCTTTGTCGCAGCCGGAGCAGCCGCAAGTGAGGCGGACGAGCACAGGCCCCTTGGCGGTGAGGGCGGCGAGATCGATTTCGCGACCTTCCGAATCCTTGATCTTAAACTCAGGGGCTTGCGACCCGACGGCGACCTTCGCGGCGGTCGACGCGGCGGCAGGCTTGGCTTCGGCCGGCTTCGTCGGCTCGGCAGCCGGCGCTGAAAAAGCGATCATGCTCAAGCAGACGGCAGCGAGACACCGACCGGCAACGGAAAACGAGAGGGAGGTCATACGACTTGCTCCAAGGGTAGGAAGGAGCGCGCAAAGAGCGGTGGGAATACGGGCGGCGCGCGTGGAGCTAATATAACACCCTACGGGGAGGCTTAGAAACACTGTTTTGGAAAACAGTTTTCGGAATACGGCTTTCGGAAACAGCCGGCTGCCGCGAACGTCGCTCCGGCCGTGGGTAGGGCGAAAGGCTACTGCTTCGCGAGGACTTTCTGCGTTTGCTGCTTGAGCGTCCCTACGATCCGATCGGCGATCACGGCCAGCAGATCCGGCAAATCCACCTGAATATGCACGGCATCGGCCGTTACATCGAGCCGGCCGGATATCTTTTGGCCGAGCCCGCCCCCTTCGAAGTGCAAGCGATCCTCTTCCCACCGCTCTTGAAACGAAAGCATGCCGAGCATGCCCCCCGTCAGTTGTTTCGAGATGCCGGCAAAGCCGAGGGCGATCTGCTGCCGCGCTTGCTCTTTGCCCAACGAATGAGGAACGTTCACCGTGATCGGTCTGGTCATCGCAAGCTACTCGCACACAGTTGATAGAACTACCACTTCCTTACGCCCTTTCATTATAGCGCTCCGGCGAAAACTTATTTGCCCGAGCTTCGCCAGGCCGGGCCGAAAGAGACCGGCGATCTGTCGCATCATCGACCGCTCCGGCAGCGCATCGTTCGACGCACAACGCGTTCATGCGATTCGCAACATAAGGTGCCGGCATTCGTAACCTCCTTACGACCAACGAGTGTCGAAAATCGTCCGCGCAGGGAACGTCGCCGTCGACCCGACTTCATCGCCGCAGGGCACATAGTTTGCCGCGTTGTTCTAGCTGCGATTCGTTTTTGAGCGAAATGAAAGGTGACCGCTCGCAACCCATTCATATCGCCGAATCGATGCCCCGCACCGCCGGCATCGACTCGACGGAAAACTCTCGACGCAAGGAGATCGTCCGATGCGACTCAACTCTTTTCAACGCCTGCGATCGGTTCGACACGGCTCGGCCCGACTTGCGGCCGTGGCATTCTTCGCGGCCCAGTTCATCGCGGGCGCGCCCAGCTACGGCCAACTCGGGGTGACCGAGCCGGGGATCGAACCGACCGTTATTCCCTCCGCACCTCGAAACAGAGATAGCGCGAGCTCCACCGTCGATCAAACGATTCACGGAGCGACGGGCTACGCTCCGCCGGCGTCGTTCGACGTGAGCCGGGCCGGCGCGCTCGGCGTCGATCTGAGTCGCACCGAAAACCAACTCGCGGTGACGAACGTCTATCCCGGCGGCGCAGCCGAGCGAGCCGGCCTTAGAAGCGGCGATCGGATCACGTCGGTCGACGGCCGCGCGGTCCATTCCCGCGCGGAGTTGCTCGACCGGTTGCAAGCCATCGGCAGGCAACATGCCTCCACGACGACGAATACGGCGACGAACACTCCGACGATCATCAGTGTCGTGCGCAACGGGCAAACTCTGCAGTTCCAAGCGAACCTCGCAGGAGCCGCGCAGCGTACGACGACCACCGCACCCCACGGCACCTTCATGGCCGACGTCTCTCAGAGCGTGCGGGCCGACGT
The genomic region above belongs to Planctomycetia bacterium and contains:
- a CDS encoding PAS domain S-box protein, whose product is MNTVQVQADDLLQRAEDRVYLWGDRMFAGLLTFQWLIGVVLAFFWTSKAWSGAASEVHPHFQAAVCLGGTILAVPLWFVMTRPCRLQTRLIIAVAQMLSSVLLIDLSNGRAETHFHVFVSLAFLSFYRDWRVLITATLVVVGDHFIRGIFWPESIYGVASGAEWRWIEHAGWIVFLDVFLLYACYQSRKEMRAIAERQTELENMNDTVERKVHERTVELEKSEQRFKSLAACAPCGIFQTDADGACTYVNDRYCEITGLDARRALGDDWADAIHPEDRPLIFEVWQKTVAGGYRFEQEYRFLKTAQEIRWVWTSAVPLHDVSGNIIGYVGNVMDITERKLREDVDHETRQRVRSAFDDASIGMALVGLDGRWLQVNHALSEILGYSSEEFLSSSFQNVTHPDDLEPDLVQVRRVLDGTIQSYQMEKRYRHKAGHYVWALLSVRLVRDRDEKALYFVSQIQDISQRRNDALALVESERFVRSTLDALRTHVAILDERGIILATNEAWNKFAGTTAGRAHVGPGANYLAVCDECAGIRTESSAAVAVGIREVVRGERSEFSLEYPLPADDEHRWFLVRVTRFAGDGPIRVVVSHEDITPTKRAEMDSKQAQEAAEIANRTKSEFLANMSHEIRTPMNGILGLTELLLDSELSREHRESLEMVKTSADSLLEIINDILDFSKIEAGKLSLDPVDFELHEVLSDTLKPFAVRAHHKGLELNGDIGGEVPNYVFGAPDRLRQVIVNLVGNAIKFTERGEVTLRTELLADAGEGYLLRFAVCDTGIGIPLDKQKSIFEPFAQADGSTTRRFGGTGLGLTISSRIVELLGGRLKVESKPAVGSTFYFDVRFGEPSIGSRPKVACSPALLQGLDVLVVDDNGTNRRVLTEILRRWHAKPAAVESGPAALAELHRAAAAGRAYPLVLVDAMMPDMDGFMLVEQMRLQLGSEMPAIMMLTSADRQGDAGGCRELGMSSYLIKPVKASELQAAIAGVLGNRTPTAAALTRHSAERTPTSPPAGPRALKLLLAEDNLINQRVAVRVLEKAGHSVAVATNGLEALRAIRNARFDVVLMDIQMPEMDGWETTRAIRAAEAGSLEHLPIVAMTAHAMKGDRERCLEAGMDDYVSKPIDTAELLRVIQAVAPVQKTVPKTVASEEQQAKKHSAERAAALERLGGDEALLTEILGMMREGIPRRLAEIREALADDDASTLYRAAHSLKGSLGYVDVAPATAAVLQMETIAAQQDLAGAKRFYPELERRLEELAVAVDELAAAT
- a CDS encoding redoxin domain-containing protein, which gives rise to MTSLSFSVAGRCLAAVCLSMIAFSAPAAEPTKPAEAKPAAASTAAKVAVGSQAPEFKIKDSEGREIDLAALTAKGPVLVRLTCGCSGCDKELAYFQELHASYKDQGLISLAIFKEPDTKVQTYVKEKKLDMLYAVDSKGDSWNVFQTKTMPTNFLIAKGGKITNIATGCDPSGLLATKLSEKVAGLVDGEKVDLRAKVDAKKPAAQPVTVKK
- a CDS encoding polyhydroxyalkanoic acid system family protein, whose translation is MTRPITVNVPHSLGKEQARQQIALGFAGISKQLTGGMLGMLSFQERWEEDRLHFEGGGLGQKISGRLDVTADAVHIQVDLPDLLAVIADRIVGTLKQQTQKVLAKQ